A window of the Microtus pennsylvanicus isolate mMicPen1 chromosome 4, mMicPen1.hap1, whole genome shotgun sequence genome harbors these coding sequences:
- the LOC142848293 gene encoding histone H2B type 1-C/E/F/G/I-like: MPEPVKSAPAPKKGSKKAVTKAQKKDGKKRKRSRKESYSVYVYKVLKQVHPDTGISSKAMGIMNSFVNDIFERIAGEASRLAHYNKRSTITSREIQTAVRLLLPGELAKHAVSEGTKAVTKYTSSK; this comes from the coding sequence ATGCCTGAGCCAGTGAAGTCCGCGCCCGCCCCGAAGAAGGGCTCCAAGAAGGCCGTGACCAAGGCCCAGAAGAAGGACGGCAAGAAGCGCAAGCGCAGCCGCAAGGAGAGCTACTCGGTGTACGTGTACAAGGTGCTGAAGCAGGTCCACCCCGACACCGGCATCTCTTCCAAGGCCATGGGCATCATGAACTCGTTCGTCAACGACATCTTCGAGCGCATCGCGGGCGAGGCGTCGCGCCTGGCGCATTACAACAAGCGCTCGACCATCACGTCCCGGGAGATCCAGACGGCCGTGCGCCTGCTGCTGCCCGGGGAGCTGGCCAAGCACGCCGTGTCCGAGGGCACCAAGGCCGTCACCAAGTACACCAGCTCCAAGTGA